The DNA segment TGAGAAAGGTCCACGGGGGGTTGGCAGCggtctctctcgctctctctttctccaccgccttctcTTACGGCCTCGGTGTAGCATGCCTGCTAGCGTCGACTCGCGTCGCGGGCGGCGTCacttctcctctgcctttctttttgttttcgatTTCCATCCTGCCCGTCTTTCTCCCCGCCATCTCCGTTCCATCTCGACCATCTCCTGTGCACCGCCAAGAATTTCTCATACCCCTTCTAGAAGTCACGCTCTCCTGTGCTTTGTCCTTTTTTTTATTGCGTCTCACGATAGCCTTGCTTCTGCGTCGTTGTGCCGACTCGCCTCTCTCACCATCTCCCCGCTCTGTACTTCACACCTCTGCCTATCTGTCACGCATTCTCTGTCAAGTGTGGTTGAGCGGCTCAGCACAGGCCCCATTTCTTTCTCGcgtcctctcttcttttgcCCACATCAAGCCTATTTCTGTCGAAGCATCTCCTCCGCCATTTTTTTCAACCGTCTCGTTCTCCCTACACGCAACGATGACCTCTGAGTACGACTACCTCTtcaagctgctgctgattggcgacagcggcgtcggtaAGTCctgcctgctcctccgcttcGCCGATGACAGCTACACCGATAGCTACATCTCCACCATTGGTGTCGATTTCAAGATTCGCACGCTGAACCTGGAAAGCAAGGTAATCAAGCTGCAGATTTGGGATACCGCCGGCCAGGAGCGCTTCCGCACCATCACGAGTAGCTACTACCGTGGTGCCCACGGCATCATCATAGTGTATGACACGACCGACATGGAGAGTTTCAACAACGTCAAGACGTGGCTGAGCGAAATCGAAAAGTACGCAAGTGAGAACGTCAACAAGATCCTCGTCGGCAACAAGTGCGATTTGGTCACAAAGAAGGCCGTCGATACGCAGATGGCGAAAGACTTTGCCGACTCCCTTGGCATCCCGTTCCTTGAAACGAGCGCCAAGAACTCCACAAACGTCGAGGAAGCCTTCATTCAAATGGCATCTGGAATCAAGGCGCGCCTGGCTGTGAGTGGTGAGGTCAAATCTGCGTCCCGTCCCAACCTGCAGAACCCCCCAACGGTGAAGAAGGAAGACAGCTGCTGCTAAGCATTGCGAGATACGGGCGCGATACACAAAGGGACGGGCCGCCGCAGAGTGGGGGGAAGGGTCGAGAGTTCCCCTGCCTTCTCTCGACCCGAGGGACGTTAAATCTCCCGTGATCTGCGGACAAaagcgcggcgtcgaggaAAGGTGGGCGGCATACGACGCCAATGGTGCACTGAAGGTGAGCGAAAAGGCACGCAGGGATGCGTCGCTCTTCTTGAGCTGTGTCGTGATGTGTCGGTGGCCGTTGTCCTCGGTTGAGTGAGAGGCGCGATCGTGTGTTCCCCCTCCGCGCCACCCCGGCACAAGTGCCTGCGGGCTGCTTGTAGGCACGTATGCGTCCATGGGTGTGATCCCATCGTTGCGTGACTGTCCGTctacccctcccctcccctccccccgtaTGCCCAAGCTGGAAGAGGCGGACACGGACGCGCACAATGCTGTGGAGACTCGAGATGAGAGTTTTGAAGCGAGACAGAGAAACCGTCAATGCGTTTTTACTTTTTTGAGCAGTCTTATATCCATTTGCGTCGCTGATGGTTTTCTCCTCTCTTAGGCAATTCCCCTGACGCGCTGTATACGCTGGCGACTCACGAAAACCCACACGAGGGGCTCCCCTGCAGATGCAACTGTCCTGTGTCATCTACAAAACACAGAAAAAGGTATGAAAaagcagagaaggaaaaaaaaagaaaaaaacaaaacaaaagaagCATGAAGGAGCATGAAGGAGCGGCTTCACGACGGGAAGCGGGGCACCTGTGGAATGGATGTTCGGTGGCAAGAAGTGTGTTTGAGCGTATATCTccgtgcgtctgtgtgtgtgtgtgtacacgTCCAACAGAGTCTCGCAAGGGTCGGATCCCTTCtacctccttcccctccccctccccctccccccctcgCCGGACTCTCCccacccgctgctgcgttcTCCTTCGATGTCGATCGTTTGTACATcgtcttttcttttcgtgctTCAGTATTGGGAGGATGGgcgttttttgttttgttgttttgttcTGCTCCCGTTTTGTTGATTTTTGTTGCTTCCTTTACTTTGTTTTTACGTCCTGGGCGCTCCCCTctgtcggtgcgtgtgtaAGCTTGCTTCTGTGTTCTTGCGTTTGAGGAATAGTGAAGGGAGTGAAGCATCTCTAAATGGTGTGCGCTTCAGGTTGTCTATTTCGTTGCATCGTGTGCGcacgggagagagagcgcccccctccactcTCTGCCACATACGTACAAAGAGGGAAGAAAGGAGGTGTGTGAAAATATTCGGCAGGATTGTTGGCAGGTGCGCCTTGGAAGGGAACCGGTGCGGGCGGCGGGGAAGAGTGTCAGGGTGAGAAGGGTGGAGAGGGCCACAGCGATGGTGCTACAACAAACAACGGAAggtgtctctccctctctctctctgcttgtcactcagtgtgtgcgtgcaaaATGGCGAGATATCAGTTGTGTTCGTGTGTCTGACGGTCACCCTTCTTGAGTCCACCACCTCCCGAGCTCTACATCCCTTCCCACACATGCGCGTCTTCCGTATTTTCGTTCGTCCGAAGATGAAGTTGTGCTAGCACTTGAAAAGGAAAGAGTGATGCGCCATTCCTTTATTTGTCGTCACGCCGTCTGCGTTTGTTTTTTACTGATTTCGTTTCTGTTTGCGTCGTCAGTGTCTCTTGGCAGTTGTGTGTtcaatatatatatatatatatctgtCGGCTCCTCTTtcgaggaaaaaaaaaaagaaaaacgcaaAACAATCGCACGCAACAAGCGCTGCACGAAACTCTCTGCCTGCCTCGGAcgctctgtctgtctgtctgtgtcttcTGTGCTTTTTCTTTTACTTGGCGGGTCGAGTCTCTGTTCCGCTCCTCCCCGATCCGTGTGCGCTTGGGCGtccccttttctttgcttttcgGCTCACTCGTTGTTTTACGTCATTCTCTATTTTGTGCTACCAGTGTATGCTAGTGCCTGgttgtgcgtctgtgtgtagGTAGGTGGACGCGCGTCTGCGGGCGCATGGGTCCTTTGCTTGTATgtctgcgccggcgtgcgtCTATGCGTCTTCCCCTTGTCattctcctcctttccccctcACTCAAAAAAGGGTAGAGAGAGTTCGGCCACCATTACCATATATATAAGggaagaagcgagagaaaaaCACAGAAGTGACAACAGAAAAACGCtctttttcctcctccccactccccagagaaaaggaaaaacaacaGCAGATTTTGAATAACAGAGAAGTGAAACTCACGTCGGCAGTGACAGTGATACGCAGCAGAGCATTATGTTCACGAGAGTATGTGGCtggacgtgtgtgtgtgtgctgagcGATAGGAAtacacgaaaaaaaaaataaagaagaagaaaaggaagcacTGAGGCaaacgagggagggggatgtGGCAGCATTCTAGTGTGATGTGTACGCAacgccctcttttttttttctgtatTCATCTCCTGCTCCTCTAACACTTACCCCCGGGccctcccctcacctcccttcccttccttctTTGGTGCTTGACGGGCCTCCTTCAGGAAAGCAGGCTGACAAAAACAACCAAAGTATTACGAAGAGGTCGCCCCTGTGCTGGTAATGGGGAAGCAGCATGCGGAACGGAGAAAaaacgcgtgcgcgtgcggaaGCAGCGACCAGGCCCCCTCCCACCCGTCGTCATTTCGGTTTCTCTCCGGTGACGACTGTTGCCGTATACTTCGCGTTAGCTCCACGTTCTCCTGCACCACCCTGACACTCGCTCTCTGTcgtcctctcccctcttcgtcttccacaacaccgcagcggtgctcACGCAGATCTCGAGAGTTGAGGGCTTCAACGTCGAGcacaagcaaagaaaaaaaaaagaagggtgCAGTCAGCGGAACAACGAACCGTAAAGACAGGGCACATCGGCTCCATCTACGCTGCACCTCTGTAATACTCCGTTTGTATACCACGAAAGTGTACTGTGAAAAACGAACGATGGTGACATCGCCGAAGCTGCTTCTTGGGGGCTTGCACAAGATCAGCGACCGCAGCGTATTCTTTACTCCACTTAAGAAGGATCATCTCGACTTGACAACCCTTAGCATCGCTCCCCCGTCGCACCGCGGCGTACTCCAGCGCAACGGTTTGGTGGCAAAAGCGTTCATTGGCGTGACGTTTTACGACGCGCGCACTTCCGCCGCGCACCCGTCGTCGCTTACATCACCAGCACGCCACATGTGCGAATCCGACGCAACCGATTCGGCGGAGCACCGCAAACTCTCCGCTGCGAAGCGAGAGGATCTGTGGCGTGCTGCGTTGGTGTACGGCGGCCTGCTGCACGACAAGTGGGATGCATTGGCGACTCCAGAGGAGctcgcggcgacgccgtggccAGTGCACACCGAAATGCAGTACGCCGAACTGATGGAGGAGTTAATTGCGCGGAAGGCCTGTACCACGGCAAACACGTCGAGcttctgtgtgcctgtcttGTCCATTGACGAGTTCGTTTACAAGCACAAAGGGGTGCGAGTGTGCCTCGGCGTGGCCTGGATGCCACGCTACTCGCACAACCTGCGAGAGTGGGCGGCAACATTTGCGCAGTCTGGTCACTGCGTGCCAGAGGCGTCGCTCCTGGCGCTTCTGCATCACGTGACCACGGGCGCActcgcgctgcgcacggctACCTGCACAGCGGCCAAAAAGGATGCGACGCTCTCTTTGTCCGTCACTCTGGAGAAGGTGCTTGTGTACAGAGCTTCGGAGGCGGAAAAAAAGATCGCGAAGGAGGCCGACCCAGACGAAACGGGGGAAGGGCTAACATTTGCGTTAGCCACTGGTGCGTtcaggtggcggcgcgcagaGCCGCATGTTGACGAGAGCATTTGGACGAACGTGCCGACACGCTCCCGCATCAGAGCTCTCACAAATCACCTGATCGTCCCCGAGGAGGGGCAGCTGTTGTACTGCACGCCTGAGGATCGCTCGCCGAGGCTATACCCgacgcacggcagcgcggccgcaAAGCAAGATGTCTGGACTCTTGGCGTCGTCCTCTACCTCCTCGCCTCTGGTGTTGCCGGCACAGGCCATatcgccaccacctctccgCCGGACCGTGTCCCTCGGCTTGCACCCTTGCGCGAGTTGACGCCGCTCAACTCAGCGGCGCTCACTCCAGACTCTCTCTGGAAGCGCCTGCGGCGggagctggagcgccgcGGCTACAGCAGCACAATCGTGACCGTGGTCGCACAGCTCCTCTCGCTTGACCCGCTTACGCGACCGTCGCTGGACACAATGGACCGCATGCTGCAGGACCTGCATCGGCCGACCCCTGTGTGTCGCTTCCCGTTCGCTCTGGGCTCGTACGACCTGCTGCGGATGCCGAACCCTACTGACATTCACCTGAACCCCGGTGCACGGCGGTACACCATGGAGGGAGTGTGCGTCTTGTGCAAAAAGCACCGCGGCAGTACGCCCCTGTGCGGCAAGGATGGCGATCACGCCCCGGGCTTttcatcgccgtcgtggtctgacgaggagctgctgccgcagctgcacggcaTGGACTTGCACTATATAACCTTTCTCTACCCCCTTTGCGGGTCCAGCGAtgagcgtcggcggcgcaaGCAAGCGGCACTCGCTTTGCGAAGCTGCCACGACGGCAtcaacgccagcagcagcatcgcccGAGACGCCACACCGCTGCTGGACTGCACGATGCTGTTTCAGGTGTTCGGCGGCTTCGCCGTATACGAACGGGTGCCGGAGCTGAACGCGACGGGTCAGGTCTTCCACCGCGTCACCGTGAAGGAGGTGCTAGTGCCGTACCCGAGCCAGGGGCTGCGTCGCTCGGAGTTGCCTCTGGTGAAGCTGACGATCGATttcagcggcggcctccCGTGGCCTTCCTGCTGCACGGAAACTCTCCAGAAGAGCGGCCGGGTCTCCCGCAACGTGCCGTTCGGCTTCACGGGGGCTCACCACGACGTGAAGTGGTTTGGCTGGGTGCTACCTGGCGAGCGCTTCAGCCTGCCAAACGGGGGTCAttggacggcgccgcacgaTGGCTCTTTCGTGTTCTGGTTCCATTCGGACCTGCGACCAACGGATCGAGACCGCTACTTTGCCTTGACGAGTATgcgcgcagcgacgctgccggcAAAGTTGCCGCGCACCGTGATGCCCGATTCGCTCTTTCGGATGCACGCCGGGGACCAGAGACACGCCAGCAATCTTCTGCCAAGTCGCATAGGGAGCGGTAACCGAGCGGATTCTCGCCTGGGACGGGGCTGCATagcccaccgccgctcgTGCCAAAGCGTGACAGACATCGCCTTGCCATCAGCGACGCACGAGATTGTGGAGGCAGACGAGAAGGTGAGGACCCTTGTGACGCATAGgccgctttctctctccgcgcCGCGTGTGCAGAACACTCAGGAGGAGTCGCCGGTCCATGGGCGACGTCGGTGGAGCAGCGCAAAGGACAGGGTGCCGTCTCGCCACTCCTCCGCTTTTCCCGCGGAGGTTGTCGGCGCCCTCGAAGCACCCGATGAGGCGCGAAAGAGTCCTGGTaccgcgcgtgcgccgtcgACGCTTCGCTCCGTGGGAGAGACACGGAGCAGTGGCGTAGTCCTCACACCTCAGCTACATGTGCCGGATCTTCTTCTTGATATGCCGACGccagacacgcacgccagTGCTGACCATGAGAGCCCAAAATCACCGGACTGGGAGAGGGCCAGCGACCAAGCGCGCCTGTCAGAGCGCAACCCCACCCAGTCACCCGTGGATGGCAACACCACGGCGAAGCGCACACAAGCCCTGGCCGCTCCTGAGAAGAGCATCTCTCCCGCCGCGTCGCAGTCCCTCAGTTCCGGGCGGAAGAAGGCCCGCAAGTTACGTGACGCGACGGTCTCGTCAGAGGAGTTttgtggtggtgcagcgctgcagttTGTGGCGTCCGCACCGGCAAGTGTCGGCGCCGAGCATCCGATTGTAAGTacggtggtgccggcgcaGTCGGTGCTGACCGGGCAAAGCAGCGTCCTTGGAGGCTCACCACGGCTCTTGAAGCTGCGCCCTGTCTCTCAGCATGGGGCCAAGAAGCAGAGCATCCAGGCAACCGCGTCGTCGGCCACGTCAATGTTGCCACCGATTGTGGACGCCCTGCCTGCGGGGCTCGGCGAACTGCATGTGTGCGGGCTGTGGTTGCCAAGCGAAGCAGTGGACGCGGCGTTTCGTTCTCTGACCTTCTGCATCCTCTCCACCGGTGAACATGGCTACATGCACCCACCAGTGAAGATGTCGGCGCGGGTGGCGCATGCCATCCGTGCCCCGCCGGGTGCCGAATTCTTGGCCTTCCTGTCAAACCAGGTGCCGCTGTTTCGTCGTAATCACCCGCGGCTGGAGAGGGCGGGTGTGCCGCTGATGCTACCGCACCACGGGTTCACGTGCTACGCTGCGGACGGCACCCTTTTGGGGGTGCTGGGGCTGCGGTGTAGCACCAAGGGCGGCCCAGACGTGATGGCTGGCGAGTTTGAGCTCATGATGCGCACCAGCGCGGCATttcgcggcagcagcgctgcttcgtgGACTGTATATGCGTCTCACCTCTCGGAGAGCGTAGGGGTTGAAGCGCACGTGAGGCGGGCCGCCGTCAATGCCGTCAAAGCAAGAAACGActgcgaggacgaggacagGTGGGCAAGCACTCTGCGTCACGTGCCCTCcttgctgcgccgtgcgtCGGGCAGTCGAAATATGTTTGCCAACACCCCAGAAAATCAGACACTCACCTTTACGAGTGCCCGTCATCTCGTGGGCGAGTTCACACCAGACGAAAGCGGCGACGTTTTGCGGTCtcgcgagggagagggggaggcggcgctaCCAGCGTGCTGGATCAGCTTTGACGGTGTGTCCACCGCGCTCCTGTTTGCAGACGCGCCGCAGTCTGTCTGGGTGCCGTACAGGATCGGCGGTTAGTTGTACGCAACGatggcgccagcgccacgctcctcgtccttttcgattttttttttgtctttcgTTGCCTGTCTGTATGCTGCCCGCTGAATCGCGTCCCCCTTCGTCTCCAGAccttttttttatttttctgATGACTTGTCATGCTGGGGTCACTGCTGGGGTGCCGCAAGCAGTTGTTTGGGGATGAGGGGCACCGAGGTGGATCCTCTGAACCTCTTTCTGCGTCTATGTTGCCTCCATGTTGTCTCTCGCTTgttcgttgctgttgtttgcGCTCACGCAGGCAACCCCTCGtccgcccccgccccacccaAATCTCCACGCACATTTAGAAACCACCCCCTCCTGTGCacgtgtttgcgtgtgtggctCGTGTGCTCTCTTGCCCGGTTCGTCCTTGCTTCATACCGCGCACACGTGTTCTCTTCCATTGTAGCCCTTCATGATTCTCCGCCTCAACTCCGCCGACTCCCATCGAGTTTCGCTCTCTCGCATGCACCTAAacgcctttttttttggttaTGAACGCATCCGTTCGCGCCTGCCTGTCGGTGCATCTGGTGCTCTCTGGCCCGGTGACGGAGCGAGCGGCGGAGAGCACATCAAGTACATAGACTCATAGAACTTTGCCTGCATGCCGTTCTCGTTAAGAACGACGACtctccccccaccacccccgATGCCTCTCATCCGTATCGCGTCCATCACAGGAGCCTTTTTGCATGTCTGTTGCACCCGCTGCTTGCACGCATTTTTTAGACTCTCCATTTTTTCGTGTGCTTTTCGCTCGGCGTGTGCGGTGCGATTCCACTCAAAAGGAGCGCAAAGaagagtgctgctgctgttgctgctgccgcccttctcctcctccttcacggGCGCCACCTTTTGCCCCCGGTGTTCTCCTTCCCACTTTCTCCCTTATGCTTTTTCACCGTCTCGCAAAAAAGTGATTATTccttttttgggggggggggcatcaCTCGCCGGTCTGTGTCGCTCTTTCCGCTTACTTCCTTTTTGCCCACCCCCCACAGCGATGCgcgggcggaggaggcaacCTGCACGTACATCACAATTAGCTTCGGTCGCTCACAACGGCGCCGTGTGTTGCGTGCGCTCGCCCAAACCGACAGAGAAACCGACCTGCAGAGACACATGCCAGCACTCGCGTGCAGCTTGAACACAAgggcacacatacatgcatcCGTACGTAATGGCGGGGCCGTGTGCTGACGCCTGGTTCCCCGAACACGGAACATACACAGCTTCCCGCCCGTCCTCCTGCGCTTTCTACATCATTCTTGTGTTGAGacacgtgcgcatgtgtaGGTGTTTATGTGTGTTTTGACTTCCAGTCGCTCTGTGTGCTGGACGTGAGCGTGCACGTGGGACACCGCATAAGAAGGATAGAAAAAGCACAGACTCCTCTTGTCTGGACCGTTGTTCAGCTCGTGGtgcattcttttttttttttgctttatgttctctctttttttcttctgctcCCCTTCTTTAGCACGGCTGTCCTTGCTACTGTACTCATCCCTCTGTAGGCCTTTATCTCCTATCCCTCCCCCCTGAACCCACCCCCCAATGCCAGCGCCTCTTTGCCGAAGCAGGCGTTCTCACTTGATTGtttcctcttcccccccctctctcccgcgcTTCTTTGTGGCCTCGCACACTCTCTCGCTTGGATCCTCGGTATGAAATCAcctgcatgcacacacacacacacacacgcacatatatgGGGGCCGGTACACCTCTTGTTATTCGACCAGAGAGTATACATGCGTGTGGCGCTCGTCGTGTGAGTCGACTGTGGGCGTGCCGGCACCTCACGGTGCCGTTTATCttccgttgttgttgttttcgccTTGCTCAAACCCTTACGAGCGCAGTTGCTTCTGCTACAGAGCAGGCATCACTCCCAGCCATGTGTTCCTGCGGCCACAGCGTCGCACTTGCATGTGTGAGCTCGACAGGCGCACAACGTGTCGCAGAGATCCCCATCATGTGCTGTAAGCCGAG comes from the Leishmania donovani BPK282A1 complete genome, chromosome 27 genome and includes:
- a CDS encoding small GTP-binding protein Rab1, putative, which codes for MTSEYDYLFKLLLIGDSGVGKSCLLLRFADDSYTDSYISTIGVDFKIRTLNLESKVIKLQIWDTAGQERFRTITSSYYRGAHGIIIVYDTTDMESFNNVKTWLSEIEKYASENVNKILVGNKCDLVTKKAVDTQMAKDFADSLGIPFLETSAKNSTNVEEAFIQMASGIKARLAVSGEVKSASRPNLQNPPTVKKEDSCC